A single window of Sporosarcina sp. Marseille-Q4943 DNA harbors:
- a CDS encoding MarR family winged helix-turn-helix transcriptional regulator, whose product MNPLIHELFQRSRLLSKELNVALKQHGLFAAQWTVIYSVYQHGEMTLTQIWRYLNVEAPTITRTVNRLEQMGWLATREGKDRREKYVSLTESATVRLSEIKETIIQFEERSLKGFTEEEEELLMKLLKKVSSEGV is encoded by the coding sequence ATGAATCCATTAATTCATGAGCTGTTTCAGCGGTCACGGCTATTGAGCAAAGAGTTGAATGTGGCACTGAAACAACATGGCTTGTTTGCTGCTCAATGGACGGTTATTTACTCTGTTTATCAACATGGCGAGATGACTTTGACACAGATTTGGCGATACTTGAATGTAGAAGCGCCGACGATTACCCGGACCGTCAATCGGTTAGAGCAGATGGGCTGGCTTGCGACAAGAGAAGGGAAGGACAGGCGTGAAAAATATGTCAGTTTGACAGAAAGTGCAACTGTGCGGCTCTCGGAAATTAAAGAGACAATCATTCAGTTTGAGGAGCGAAGTTTGAAAGGCTTTACAGAAGAGGAGGAGGAGCTCCTTATGAAATTGCTGAAAAAAGTATCAAGTGAAGGAGTATGA
- a CDS encoding MFS transporter: protein MFAIGACHLLNDTLQAVIPAMFPVLEEERGLSFTQLGFIFFALNMVASVLQPVVGYFSDRKPMPYALPIGMTFSLIGMAGLAIAPSYWLILLSVIILGLGSAVFHPEGSRVSFLAAGTKRGLSQSIYQVGGNTGQALAPLISAFVLVPLGQKGAAVFIAVAALGIFILSKISAWYKRQLDLEKKNNRKKVLLSSIGDLTKKQIGFALALLLIIIFARSFYATNVTSFYIFYLMNDYGLKIEQGQLYIFLFMALGAAGTFFGGPMADRIGRKNVIVLSLLVPLPLCVLLPHVPLWAVGVLLASIGFFIMLSFTVTVIYAQELVPSKIGTMAGLTVGLAFGMGAIGAVVLGKMMDTIGIFPTMVIASFLPFIGLAGLALPKDQKITAPTTK from the coding sequence ATGTTTGCCATCGGAGCTTGCCATTTGTTGAATGATACGCTTCAAGCAGTCATCCCGGCGATGTTTCCGGTGTTGGAAGAGGAAAGAGGATTAAGCTTTACCCAGCTTGGTTTCATCTTTTTTGCATTAAATATGGTGGCATCTGTTCTGCAACCGGTCGTCGGCTATTTCAGTGACAGGAAGCCGATGCCTTATGCACTTCCAATCGGCATGACATTCTCACTTATCGGGATGGCGGGTTTGGCAATCGCGCCAAGCTATTGGCTCATTCTCCTGTCGGTCATCATACTGGGGCTTGGCTCCGCGGTATTCCATCCGGAAGGATCCCGTGTGTCCTTCTTGGCAGCGGGGACGAAAAGGGGGCTGTCCCAATCGATTTACCAAGTCGGGGGAAATACGGGACAAGCCTTGGCACCGCTAATCAGCGCATTTGTCTTAGTGCCGCTCGGTCAAAAAGGAGCAGCTGTTTTCATTGCAGTGGCAGCTCTCGGGATTTTCATTTTATCTAAGATTTCGGCTTGGTATAAAAGGCAGCTGGACTTGGAGAAAAAGAACAATCGAAAAAAAGTGCTGCTTTCCTCAATTGGCGATTTGACAAAAAAGCAAATCGGATTCGCGCTCGCTTTATTGTTGATCATCATTTTTGCCCGTTCTTTCTATGCCACTAACGTTACTAGCTTCTACATCTTTTACTTGATGAATGACTATGGTTTAAAAATTGAGCAAGGTCAGCTATACATATTCCTTTTCATGGCGCTTGGCGCTGCGGGCACTTTTTTTGGTGGACCGATGGCTGATCGGATTGGCAGGAAAAATGTCATCGTGTTGTCGTTGTTAGTTCCTTTGCCGCTCTGCGTTCTCCTGCCGCATGTTCCACTTTGGGCAGTGGGGGTTCTGTTGGCCTCAATCGGATTCTTCATCATGCTAAGCTTCACTGTCACTGTCATTTATGCGCAGGAGCTTGTACCGAGTAAAATTGGGACAATGGCCGGTTTGACAGTTGGCTTGGCGTTTGGGATGGGAGCGATAGGGGCGGTTGTTCTTGGAAAGATGATGGATACAATCGGCATCTTCCCGACGATGGTCATTGCTTCCTTCTTGCCATTCATCGGCCTTGCAGGACTGGCCTTGCCTAAGGATCAGAAAATCACGGCACCTACTACTAAATAA
- a CDS encoding MFS transporter: protein MNKDQRKKMIILMINMFIAVGSFGIIIPILPAYLLSIGQAGKAAGLMIAIFAGAQLVMSPIAGRWTDRYGRRIMIIVGLSGLALSMFVFYFSDSIGVLYLSRVIGGIGAALLIPAIFAYVADITTMDQRAKGNSYISASMSLGIVIGPGIGGFLADFGLKMPLLVSAIIGLVAVVFSAVMLQESMEAKKETLEFKSEPMVKEIFHSFSKPYFIPLVITLVMSFGLMAYESVLGLFVDNEFNATPKDIAIMVTSTGIVSVVIQLFAVDWIVRRFGERKVLNIFLGVTAVGFLLCIFAPSYIMFFGVTMIIFLATSILRPVLTTLISKLAGNEQGFAMGMNNSYMSIGNVLGPLSAGLLYDVHHLYPFILGLVVLVATIGVSVAWKGVKASAC, encoded by the coding sequence TTGAATAAAGACCAACGGAAGAAAATGATAATTTTGATGATAAATATGTTCATCGCAGTCGGTAGTTTCGGGATCATCATCCCTATTTTGCCTGCGTACTTATTGTCGATCGGGCAGGCTGGCAAAGCGGCAGGCTTGATGATTGCCATTTTTGCTGGCGCGCAGCTCGTGATGTCTCCCATTGCGGGCAGATGGACGGATCGGTACGGCAGGAGAATTATGATCATTGTCGGTTTAAGCGGCTTGGCATTGTCCATGTTCGTCTTTTATTTTTCCGATTCGATCGGTGTGTTGTATTTGTCCCGGGTCATCGGCGGTATTGGAGCAGCTTTGCTCATTCCGGCGATATTTGCATACGTCGCGGACATTACAACGATGGATCAGCGTGCGAAAGGAAACAGCTATATTTCTGCGTCCATGTCACTAGGGATTGTCATCGGTCCCGGAATCGGCGGTTTCTTGGCAGATTTCGGTTTGAAGATGCCTTTATTAGTTTCGGCGATCATTGGATTGGTGGCAGTCGTGTTTTCCGCCGTTATGTTGCAAGAGAGCATGGAGGCTAAGAAGGAAACTTTGGAGTTCAAATCTGAACCTATGGTGAAAGAGATATTTCATTCATTCAGTAAGCCGTATTTCATCCCGCTCGTTATCACGCTTGTTATGAGTTTCGGACTGATGGCTTATGAATCGGTGCTTGGCCTGTTCGTCGATAATGAATTCAATGCTACTCCGAAGGATATCGCAATTATGGTGACGTCGACAGGCATCGTCAGTGTAGTCATCCAGCTTTTTGCAGTTGACTGGATTGTACGCCGATTTGGTGAAAGGAAAGTGCTGAATATTTTCCTTGGTGTGACTGCGGTTGGATTTCTACTTTGTATATTCGCCCCGAGTTACATCATGTTTTTCGGAGTGACGATGATTATATTCTTGGCGACATCGATTTTGCGTCCCGTGTTGACGACGCTCATTTCAAAGCTCGCGGGGAATGAGCAAGGATTTGCAATGGGCATGAACAATTCCTATATGAGCATCGGCAATGTCCTCGGACCGCTTTCAGCAGGATTATTGTACGATGTGCATCATCTATATCCATTCATCTTGGGGCTAGTCGTGCTCGTTGCGACGATAGGTGTCTCGGTTGCTTGGAAAGGCGTTAAAGCCTCAGCCTGTTGA